A genome region from Leptospiraceae bacterium includes the following:
- a CDS encoding AbrB/MazE/SpoVT family DNA-binding domain-containing protein: MPFYIALMEAVLDRTGRVVIPHQVRENLNLSPGAELEVLVHGMDIILRVKRHEQIKEENGMYLVTSEWVGDTDIHKILEKARTERAKELMQG, translated from the coding sequence ATGCCATTTTATATTGCACTTATGGAAGCCGTATTAGACAGAACAGGTAGAGTAGTCATTCCCCACCAAGTCAGAGAAAATCTAAATCTTTCTCCAGGGGCAGAGCTGGAAGTTTTGGTTCACGGGATGGACATCATTCTTCGAGTCAAACGACATGAGCAAATCAAAGAAGAAAATGGAATGTACCTAGTTACATCAGAATGGGTGGGCGACACAGATATTCACAAAATCCTAGAGAAAGCGAGAACAGAGAGAGCGAAAGAATTAATGCAGGGTTAA
- a CDS encoding RHS repeat protein, giving the protein MSNTNIQPSPALRMEAWSINCLVQMALTNSKNRNLLTEADSLTAHNVEYLFLMRLIILIHLIRRNAQSMSTHDEGGIDKFANGRLTKVVDAGGTLELGYDIRGNRVYQKRDIDDLKVIFRRTFDIQNRLESTTYPDGTKVYQKYAPTGHFSGITMDTFNGTSFGHTVGSYAGPVVENGLFKIIRETGNGVRQEVEYDPIKRRPKGLVTKLAGGHIESAVAYSYDERNNITKIEDTLVNARTQEFKYDAQNRLTEAKGKYGVETYTYGDNGNLMKKSLSLVDISTGSMSGLTQPFVYTYGNANHAGAKHAVTSVTSPNTGTIDYSYDESGNMETRATDTMTYNGQGKLKQIVTGGGDTFEYLYDSTGNRIRKKAKNSGVITYNFDGLYEITKTGSEGVPHTLYFKGLYGDVFAQMTRGDAVLRGDDVSSSKSSNSVDVASSSGLLSFAKGDDFPPGSFVKDFFCGEVAGSCSEYYLNAVKFYWVKGIVKGYTVVSRVEFRVGLWIMLIVMVYLLSQILSKLSLPSRTGINDDILESSLWLRASVAKTVTPLLTISILFTFTQCGVIGGDKSKNAPWMLLASGINQNTASVGDGGYTPYGGSGSSGSSSGNSSLVPVTGMYFLHPDHLGSKYHDDYGWKWECCNW; this is encoded by the coding sequence ATGAGCAACACAAATATACAACCAAGCCCCGCGTTAAGGATGGAAGCGTGGTCAATAAATTGCCTAGTGCAAATGGCTTTAACTAACTCAAAAAATCGCAATTTATTGACCGAAGCTGACAGCCTGACGGCGCATAACGTGGAGTATCTGTTTTTAATGCGCTTAATCATCCTTATTCACTTGATTCGCCGTAACGCCCAAAGCATGAGCACGCATGACGAAGGTGGCATAGACAAGTTTGCCAACGGAAGGCTTACGAAGGTGGTAGATGCTGGTGGGACTTTGGAACTGGGTTATGATATACGTGGGAATCGGGTTTACCAGAAAAGAGATATCGATGATTTGAAAGTTATATTTCGCAGGACATTTGATATACAAAATCGTTTGGAGTCTACGACGTATCCAGATGGGACGAAGGTATATCAGAAGTATGCGCCGACTGGACATTTTAGCGGAATTACTATGGATACTTTTAACGGTACTTCCTTCGGTCATACTGTTGGGAGTTATGCGGGACCTGTGGTTGAGAACGGGTTATTTAAGATTATCCGTGAGACTGGAAATGGTGTGAGACAAGAGGTTGAATACGATCCGATTAAACGCCGTCCAAAAGGTCTTGTGACTAAGTTAGCAGGTGGGCATATTGAAAGCGCTGTTGCCTACTCGTATGATGAAAGAAATAATATTACTAAAATAGAGGATACGCTTGTGAATGCGCGGACGCAAGAGTTTAAGTATGACGCTCAGAATCGTTTGACAGAGGCTAAGGGTAAGTATGGCGTTGAGACGTATACTTATGGCGATAATGGGAATTTGATGAAAAAGTCTCTCAGTTTAGTTGACATTTCGACAGGCTCAATGTCCGGTCTTACACAACCTTTTGTATATACATACGGGAATGCTAATCACGCTGGAGCTAAACATGCTGTTACATCTGTAACGAGTCCTAACACAGGAACGATTGATTATTCTTATGATGAATCGGGTAATATGGAAACACGTGCTACTGATACGATGACTTACAATGGACAAGGGAAATTAAAGCAGATAGTTACTGGTGGAGGGGATACGTTTGAGTATCTGTATGACTCAACGGGCAATCGAATTCGTAAGAAGGCTAAGAACAGTGGAGTGATTACTTACAATTTCGACGGTTTGTATGAAATAACCAAGACTGGTAGTGAAGGTGTACCGCATACTTTATACTTCAAAGGTCTGTATGGTGATGTGTTTGCTCAAATGACTAGAGGAGATGCTGTGTTGCGTGGGGATGATGTTAGTTCTAGTAAATCCTCTAATTCTGTCGATGTTGCTTCATCTTCCGGTCTACTCTCCTTTGCTAAAGGAGATGACTTCCCCCCCGGCTCTTTCGTGAAAGATTTCTTTTGCGGTGAAGTTGCTGGGTCGTGTTCAGAGTATTATTTGAATGCAGTAAAGTTTTATTGGGTTAAAGGTATTGTGAAGGGATATACGGTTGTTAGCCGTGTGGAGTTTAGAGTGGGATTATGGATCATGTTAATAGTGATGGTTTATTTGTTATCCCAAATCTTATCCAAACTCTCTTTACCATCACGCACTGGAATAAACGATGACATTTTAGAATCTTCTCTGTGGCTCCGTGCCTCTGTGGCAAAAACTGTTACTCCACTGCTAACAATTTCCATCCTATTCACATTCACACAATGTGGTGTGATTGGAGGAGATAAAAGTAAAAATGCTCCTTGGATGCTGTTAGCAAGTGGAATTAATCAGAATACAGCAAGTGTGGGTGATGGTGGTTATACGCCTTACGGAGGAAGTGGTTCGAGTGGTAGCAGTAGTGGTAACTCGTCGTTAGTTCCTGTGACGGGGATGTATTTTTTACATCCAGATCATTTGGGTTCGAAGTATCACGATGATTACGGATGGAAATGGGAATGTTGTAATTGGTAA
- a CDS encoding NADH-quinone oxidoreductase subunit A, translating to MGSAPESLGPIIIQLILGVGFAALILSLAFLLNPKKRSKPHDTFECGVPYYGDARGVFNIKFYLVAVLFILFDIEAVFLYPWAVNLGKFTEAGLGGFILIEMLLFVLILVVGLYYVWKKGALEWD from the coding sequence GTGGGCAGTGCACCTGAAAGTTTAGGACCGATCATCATTCAACTTATTCTTGGAGTAGGATTTGCAGCATTAATCTTATCTCTCGCTTTCCTTCTCAATCCCAAAAAACGTAGCAAACCGCACGACACTTTTGAGTGTGGAGTTCCCTATTATGGAGATGCCCGAGGCGTTTTCAATATAAAGTTCTATTTAGTTGCCGTTTTATTTATATTATTCGATATCGAAGCCGTCTTTTTATATCCTTGGGCAGTGAACTTGGGTAAGTTCACCGAAGCGGGTTTAGGTGGTTTTATCTTAATTGAAATGTTGTTATTTGTATTGATTTTAGTAGTTGGGCTTTACTATGTCTGGAAAAAAGGAGCTTTAGAATGGGATTAA
- a CDS encoding RHS repeat protein — translation MQRNKMRYTKPQQSPALRMEAWSINCIMVVVLTSAANRNLLTVADSLTAEQYYVLLYYRIILLILYACRNAQRTTKILDPENGETTTMYDDAGRKISVSDPNSGTTVYTYDAFGNIKTQKTANNVTTTFTYDKLNRPTLVSHTSDDKVDPAVTGATPDGSTILTYDEGGKDKFANGRLTKVVDAGGTLELGYDIRGNRVYQKRDIDDLKVIFRRTFDIQNRLESTTYPDGTKVYQKYAPTGHFSGITMDTFDGSSFGHTVGSYAGPVVETTSDDKKIFKIIRETGNRVKQEIEYDPIKRRPTGLFTKLDGVHVVNQIAYSYDERNNMIKIQDQLDNSRTQEFKYDAQNRLTEAKGKYGVETYTYGDNGNLLRRGRIPFDSAQGTDSLSLTYTYGNANHKHAVTSVTSPNTGTIDYSYDESGNMETRATDTMTYNGQGKLKQIVTGGGDTFEYLYDSTGNRIRKKAKNSGVITYNFDGLYEITKTGSEGVPHTLYFKGLYGDVFAQMTRGDAVLRREDDFSSSKSSDFFDVASSSGLLSFAKGDDFPPGSNVKDFFCGEVAGSCSEYYLNAVKFYWVKGIVKGYTVVSRVEFRVGLWIMLIVMVYLLSQILSKLSLPSRTGINDDILEKTLFPLRLCASVATISILFTFTQL, via the coding sequence ATGCAAAGAAATAAAATGAGATATACAAAACCACAACAAAGCCCCGCGTTAAGGATGGAGGCGTGGTCAATAAATTGCATAATGGTAGTCGTTCTTACTAGTGCGGCTAATCGCAATTTATTGACCGTAGCTGACAGCCTGACGGCAGAACAGTATTATGTGTTACTATATTACAGAATAATATTGCTTATCCTGTATGCTTGCCGTAACGCCCAAAGGACAACGAAGATTCTTGATCCAGAGAATGGTGAGACTACGACTATGTATGATGACGCGGGGAGAAAGATTTCCGTTAGTGATCCGAATTCGGGGACTACTGTTTACACGTATGATGCGTTTGGGAATATCAAGACTCAGAAAACTGCGAATAATGTTACTACTACGTTTACGTATGATAAACTGAATAGACCAACGCTTGTTAGCCACACTTCAGACGACAAAGTTGATCCTGCGGTGACAGGAGCAACACCAGACGGCAGTACGATATTAACCTATGACGAAGGCGGCAAAGACAAGTTTGCCAACGGTAGGCTTACGAAGGTGGTAGATGCTGGTGGGACTTTGGAACTGGGTTATGATATTCGTGGGAATCGGGTTTACCAGAAAAGAGATATCGATGATTTGAAAGTTATATTTCGCAGGACATTTGATATACAAAATCGTTTGGAGTCTACGACTTATCCAGATGGGACGAAGGTATATCAGAAGTATGCGCCGACTGGACATTTTAGCGGGATTACTATGGATACTTTTGATGGGAGTTCTTTTGGTCATACTGTTGGGAGTTATGCGGGACCTGTGGTAGAGACAACGAGTGATGATAAGAAGATATTCAAGATTATCCGCGAGACGGGAAATAGAGTGAAGCAAGAGATTGAGTATGACCCGATTAAACGCCGTCCAACGGGACTTTTTACTAAGCTTGACGGTGTGCATGTTGTAAACCAGATAGCTTACAGTTATGATGAAAGAAATAATATGATTAAGATACAAGATCAACTAGACAATTCGCGGACACAAGAGTTTAAGTATGACGCTCAGAATCGTTTGACAGAGGCTAAGGGTAAGTATGGCGTTGAGACTTATACTTATGGCGATAATGGGAATTTGCTCCGTAGAGGTAGGATTCCCTTCGACTCCGCTCAGGGAACGGACTCTTTGAGTCTCACGTATACTTATGGAAATGCAAATCATAAACATGCTGTTACATCTGTAACGAGTCCTAACACAGGAACGATTGATTATTCTTATGATGAATCGGGTAATATGGAAACACGTGCTACTGATACGATGACTTACAATGGACAAGGGAAATTAAAGCAGATAGTTACTGGTGGAGGGGATACGTTTGAGTATCTGTATGACTCAACGGGCAATCGAATTCGTAAGAAGGCTAAGAACAGTGGAGTGATTACTTACAACTTCGACGGATTATACGAAATAACCAAGACTGGTAGTGAAGGTGTACCGCATACTTTATACTTCAAAGGTCTGTATGGTGATGTGTTTGCTCAAATGACTAGAGGAGATGCTGTGTTGCGGCGTGAGGATGATTTTAGTTCTAGTAAATCCTCTGACTTTTTCGATGTTGCTTCATCTTCCGGTCTACTCTCCTTTGCGAAAGGAGATGACTTCCCTCCCGGCTCTAACGTGAAAGATTTCTTTTGCGGTGAAGTTGCTGGGTCGTGTTCAGAGTATTATTTGAATGCAGTAAAGTTTTATTGGGTGAAAGGGATTGTGAAGGGATATACGGTTGTTAGCCGTGTGGAGTTTAGAGTGGGATTATGGATCATGTTAATAGTGATGGTTTATTTGTTATCCCAAATCTTATCCAAACTCTCTTTACCATCACGCACTGGAATAAACGATGACATTTTAGAAAAAACTCTCTTCCCTCTGCGTCTCTGTGCCTCTGTGGCAACCATTTCCATCCTATTCACATTCACACAATTGTAA
- a CDS encoding RHS repeat-associated core domain-containing protein codes for MITDGNGNVVIGKDSEGKSHISYKPYGEILRTDSGGPDISKFKFTGQEEDKESGLMYYKARYYDPVIGRFLQADSMAFPDRIMGMNRYMYTEGNPVKYGDRSGNKISTQQAYAIMGYLTAPQGSKEAGAIAGWMHGHKVNRREQRAENNARVQKGINAIGALTLLDKNTMILGGIIAGYRGYKYLTGADDRNKLDSKYKSAAIGYMANGEEGALAGFMYGTLKDKEKHYKRRVDRESDAVMGIAVVSGMFAFSGYGLPANASAEAVISGGLTQVMPSVSMGIFSESIKTKAIDYNLAVLTCSLSFYQHSMQTNEPKSVYLDGLCAAGIGETK; via the coding sequence ATGATTACGGATGGAAATGGGAATGTTGTAATTGGTAAGGATAGTGAAGGTAAGTCGCATATATCTTACAAACCTTACGGAGAGATTTTGAGGACGGATTCGGGTGGTCCGGATATATCGAAGTTTAAGTTTACTGGTCAGGAGGAGGATAAGGAATCTGGTTTGATGTATTATAAGGCTCGGTATTATGATCCTGTGATTGGGAGATTCTTGCAAGCGGACTCGATGGCGTTTCCTGATCGGATAATGGGTATGAACCGCTATATGTATACAGAGGGAAATCCGGTGAAGTATGGGGATAGGAGTGGGAATAAAATTTCTACGCAACAGGCTTATGCAATAATGGGATATTTGACTGCACCACAAGGAAGCAAGGAAGCTGGTGCTATTGCCGGATGGATGCATGGGCATAAAGTTAATAGAAGAGAGCAAAGAGCAGAAAATAATGCACGGGTTCAGAAGGGGATTAATGCGATAGGCGCATTAACGTTATTAGATAAAAATACAATGATACTTGGCGGAATAATAGCGGGTTATAGAGGATACAAATATTTAACCGGTGCCGATGATAGGAATAAACTGGATAGTAAATACAAAAGTGCGGCTATTGGATATATGGCGAATGGAGAAGAAGGAGCATTGGCGGGATTTATGTACGGGACACTTAAAGATAAAGAAAAACATTATAAAAGGCGAGTGGATAGAGAAAGTGATGCGGTTATGGGAATTGCAGTTGTTAGCGGAATGTTCGCTTTTAGTGGTTATGGATTACCCGCAAATGCTTCCGCGGAGGCTGTAATATCTGGTGGACTTACACAAGTAATGCCTTCAGTATCTATGGGTATATTCTCAGAAAGCATCAAAACAAAAGCAATTGATTACAATTTAGCTGTATTAACATGTTCTCTATCTTTTTATCAGCATAGCATGCAAACGAATGAACCAAAAAGTGTATACCTAGATGGTCTCTGTGCAGCAGGTATTGGGGAGACTAAATAA
- a CDS encoding PIN domain-containing protein, protein MESSFFDTSVLVSAMVTSHVAHNRTFPYFERVFNKTDKGFISSHCLAELYAVLTVLPIKPKLSPLEVEKILDKNIYPNFEIISLSQKDYKNAVRRVSELHLSGGVLYDSLHVEAAMKSGSEKLITLNHFHFEKLAGKVIRVLGV, encoded by the coding sequence ATGGAAAGCAGTTTTTTTGATACATCGGTTCTTGTTTCAGCGATGGTGACATCTCACGTTGCGCATAATAGGACTTTTCCTTATTTTGAGAGAGTTTTTAATAAAACAGACAAAGGATTTATCTCATCTCATTGTTTGGCTGAACTTTATGCTGTATTAACTGTTCTTCCCATAAAACCCAAACTGTCCCCACTCGAAGTAGAAAAAATTTTAGATAAAAATATCTACCCTAATTTTGAAATCATCTCTCTAAGTCAGAAGGATTACAAAAATGCAGTTAGACGTGTTTCAGAGCTGCATCTATCAGGTGGTGTTTTATATGATTCATTGCATGTCGAAGCTGCCATGAAATCCGGTTCAGAAAAGTTAATCACTTTAAATCACTTTCACTTTGAAAAATTGGCTGGCAAGGTTATTCGAGTACTTGGAGTTTAA